Sequence from the Trueperaceae bacterium genome:
TCGTCGCGGGCCAGAACAAGTCTCTCCCCGAGAGCCGGTACGCGGACATGTGGCGGGTCTTCGACCGGGAGATAGCGGCTCCGCTCAGGGCAGCGGGCATCCCCTACGCCTTCGCGATGGGGAACCACGATGCCTCCAGCCTTCGCGGTCCCGCGGGCGAGTTCGTCTTCCAGCGGGACCGGCGGGCGGCCCTCGACTACTGGACGCAGCCACTCTACGAGAGCAACCTCCTCTACGTTGAGCGGGAGCGCTTCCCCTTCGATTACGCCTTCCGCGCCGGACCGGCCTTCGTCGTCATCCTCGACGCCTCGAGCGCGACCGTCAGCGTCGATCAGCGACAGTGGCTCAGGCGTGTGCTGGCGCTCCCTACCGCCCGGGTCGCCGGGCTGCGCGTGGTCGTCGGGCACCTTCCGCTGGTTCCCGTGAGCGTAGGTCGGGACCGGCCGGGCGAGGTGCTCGAGCATCCCGAAGTGTTGCTTCGCATCCTCGAGGAAGGCGGAGTGGACCTCTACGTGAGCGGTCATCACGCCGCCTACTATCCCGGTCGTCTGGGCGAGGTCGAGCTGCTCTTCTCGGGCGGGGTAGGGGCACGCCGGCTGCTGGCCGGCGACGAGCCGGCTCGTTCGACCGTGACCCTCGTGGACGTCT
This genomic interval carries:
- a CDS encoding metallophosphoesterase; protein product: MPPRSALFVVTLLLSIGAIAAGQSVPDPPRGDLRFAVFGDFNGSYGALDYPPPVEKAMRAIARSWRPDLLLSAGDVVAGQNKSLPESRYADMWRVFDREIAAPLRAAGIPYAFAMGNHDASSLRGPAGEFVFQRDRRAALDYWTQPLYESNLLYVERERFPFDYAFRAGPAFVVILDASSATVSVDQRQWLRRVLALPTARVAGLRVVVGHLPLVPVSVGRDRPGEVLEHPEVLLRILEEGGVDLYVSGHHAAYYPGRLGEVELLFSGGVGARRLLAGDEPARSTVTLVDVWWEPLRITYSTFDLATMLPIRPSSLPPVIVTDEGAVRLSERAHPATVETAQR